In Phormidium yuhuli AB48, one genomic interval encodes:
- the rpsC gene encoding 30S ribosomal protein S3, with protein MGQKIHPTGFRLGVTQEHRSRWFADSKRYPELLREDRLIRDYISKNLNNAGISEVHIERKADQVDLEIRTARPGVVVGRGGSGIESLRTNLQALLGGSNRQIRINVVEVARVDADAALIAEYIAQQLERRVSFRRVVRQAIQRAQRAGVEGIKVQVSGRLNGAEIARTEWTREGRVPLHTLRADIDYSYRTARTVYGILGVKVWIFKGEILPGQTDKPAPSAPQPRRRQQRRRQFEDRSNEG; from the coding sequence GTGGGACAAAAGATTCACCCAACAGGTTTTCGCCTTGGGGTTACCCAAGAGCACCGCTCACGGTGGTTTGCCGATAGCAAACGCTATCCCGAACTGCTGCGCGAAGACCGTTTAATTCGGGACTACATCAGCAAAAATCTCAACAACGCCGGCATTTCCGAAGTCCACATCGAGCGTAAAGCCGACCAAGTGGACCTGGAAATTCGCACCGCTCGTCCCGGTGTGGTCGTCGGTCGTGGTGGCAGTGGCATTGAAAGCCTGCGAACCAATCTGCAAGCCCTACTCGGTGGCAGCAACCGCCAAATCCGCATCAACGTCGTTGAAGTGGCCCGAGTTGACGCCGATGCCGCTCTGATTGCCGAATACATCGCCCAACAACTCGAACGTCGGGTATCCTTCCGCCGGGTGGTGCGCCAAGCCATCCAACGGGCCCAGCGTGCTGGGGTTGAAGGCATCAAAGTTCAAGTTTCCGGACGGCTCAACGGTGCAGAAATTGCCCGGACCGAATGGACTCGCGAAGGCCGCGTGCCTCTGCATACCCTGCGGGCAGACATTGACTACAGCTACCGTACCGCTCGCACTGTGTACGGCATCCTGGGCGTGAAAGTCTGGATTTTCAAAGGTGAAATCCTCCCCGGACAAACCGATAAACCCGCTCCGAGCGCCCCTCAACCCCGTCGTCGCCAACAGCGTCGTCGTCAGTTTGAAGACCGTTCCAACGAAGGATAA
- the rplV gene encoding 50S ribosomal protein L22 codes for MAVDTSEQATAIARYVRMSPKKVRRVLDQIRGRSYREALIILEFMPYRACDPVLKVLRSAVANAEHNLGLDPQTLVVSEAFANEGPGLKRYRPRAQGRAYAIRRPTCHITVAVAPDYEED; via the coding sequence ATGGCTGTCGATACCAGCGAACAAGCAACGGCGATCGCGCGTTACGTCCGCATGTCCCCCAAAAAAGTGCGTCGTGTCCTCGACCAAATTCGAGGCCGCTCCTATCGGGAAGCACTAATTATCCTGGAGTTCATGCCCTACCGCGCCTGCGATCCCGTGCTGAAAGTCCTACGCTCCGCCGTTGCCAACGCCGAGCATAACCTAGGACTCGATCCCCAAACCCTTGTGGTGAGCGAAGCCTTCGCCAACGAAGGCCCCGGTCTAAAACGCTACCGCCCCCGCGCTCAGGGTCGCGCCTATGCCATTCGCCGACCCACCTGCCATATCACTGTGGCAGTTGCGCCTGACTACGAAGAAGACTAA
- the rpsS gene encoding 30S ribosomal protein S19, whose amino-acid sequence MSRSLKKGPFIADSLMKKVEALNAKNEKQVIKTWSRASTIVPQMIGHTIAVHNGRAHVPVYVNEQMVGHKLGEFAPTRTFKGHAKSDKKARR is encoded by the coding sequence ATGAGTCGATCGCTAAAAAAGGGCCCCTTCATCGCCGATAGCTTGATGAAGAAAGTTGAGGCTCTCAACGCCAAAAACGAAAAACAGGTCATCAAGACCTGGTCTCGTGCCTCGACCATCGTGCCGCAAATGATCGGACATACCATCGCCGTCCATAACGGACGCGCTCATGTCCCCGTTTACGTCAACGAACAAATGGTCGGACACAAACTTGGAGAGTTCGCCCCTACGCGCACCTTCAAAGGTCACGCCAAGAGCGACAAAAAAGCCCGCCGATAA
- the rplB gene encoding 50S ribosomal protein L2, translated as MGIRSYRPYTPGTRQATVSDFETITRDKPEKSLTKSKHRAKGRNNRGVITCRHRGGGHKRRYRLIDFRRDKHNVPAKVAQIEYDPNRNARIALLHYLDGEKRYILHPTGLAVGTQIVSGPDAPIEVGNALPLSNIPLGTTVHNVELNPGRGGQIVRAAGTSAQLVAKEGNFVTLKLPSTEVRMVRRECYATIGQVGNADARNLTLGKAGRTRWKGRRPQVRGSVMNPVDHPHGGGEGRAPIGRSGPVTPWGKPTLGMKTRKKNKQSNKYVVRRRRKTSKRSRGGRES; from the coding sequence ATGGGTATCCGCTCATACCGCCCTTATACTCCGGGAACTCGACAGGCGACCGTTTCGGACTTCGAGACCATTACCCGCGATAAGCCCGAAAAGAGCCTAACCAAATCTAAACACCGCGCCAAAGGTCGTAATAACCGAGGCGTGATTACCTGCCGTCATCGTGGTGGCGGTCACAAACGTCGCTATCGTCTCATCGACTTCCGACGGGATAAACATAACGTCCCGGCCAAAGTCGCTCAGATTGAATACGACCCCAACCGCAACGCCCGGATTGCCCTACTTCACTACCTCGATGGTGAAAAGCGGTACATCCTGCATCCGACGGGACTGGCCGTGGGGACACAAATTGTCTCTGGCCCCGATGCTCCCATCGAAGTGGGCAACGCCCTGCCCCTGTCCAACATTCCTTTAGGGACCACGGTTCATAACGTTGAACTGAATCCCGGACGGGGTGGACAAATCGTCCGCGCCGCTGGAACCAGTGCCCAGTTAGTGGCAAAAGAAGGTAACTTCGTCACCCTGAAACTGCCCTCCACGGAAGTACGGATGGTGCGTCGTGAATGCTACGCCACCATCGGTCAGGTGGGGAACGCCGATGCTAGAAACCTAACCCTAGGTAAAGCCGGTCGGACCCGCTGGAAAGGTCGCCGTCCCCAGGTTCGGGGTAGCGTCATGAACCCGGTGGACCACCCCCATGGTGGTGGTGAAGGCCGGGCCCCCATTGGTCGCAGCGGTCCGGTTACCCCTTGGGGTAAACCCACCCTGGGCATGAAAACCCGCAAGAAAAACAAACAAAGCAACAAATACGTGGTGCGTCGTCGCCGCAAAACCTCCAAACGGAGCCGGGGCGGACGCGAGAGCTAA
- a CDS encoding 50S ribosomal protein L23 produces MTKPLDPRTLPDLIKRPIITEKATLLMETNQYVFDVSPKATKPEIKAAVEQVFDVKVISVNTSTPPRKKKRVGRFIGYKSQYKRAIVRLAEGDTIPLFPDV; encoded by the coding sequence ATGACTAAACCCCTTGACCCCCGGACCCTACCCGACCTCATCAAACGTCCCATCATCACCGAGAAAGCCACCTTGCTGATGGAGACGAATCAATATGTCTTCGACGTGTCGCCCAAAGCGACCAAGCCGGAAATTAAAGCCGCCGTCGAACAAGTCTTTGATGTCAAGGTCATTTCCGTCAACACCAGCACCCCTCCCCGCAAGAAAAAACGGGTCGGGCGCTTCATCGGTTACAAGAGCCAATACAAACGGGCCATTGTCCGTCTGGCCGAGGGTGACACCATTCCGCTGTTCCCAGACGTGTAA
- the rplD gene encoding 50S ribosomal protein L4, whose protein sequence is MVNCVVRNWQGEEVGQASLDLKVAKEETAAHIVHRALVRQMTNARQGTASTKTRAEVRGGGRKPWRQKGTGRARAGSIRSPLWRGGGVIFGPKPRDYNLKMNRKERRLALRTAFQSRSEDLIVVEEFADEFPRPKTKDLASALQRWGVESGQKALLILPELPDNIYLSARNLERLKVITATNLNVYDLLHADAIITTAAGLAKIHEVYND, encoded by the coding sequence ATGGTTAATTGTGTCGTTCGCAACTGGCAAGGAGAAGAAGTGGGACAAGCTTCCCTTGACCTTAAGGTTGCCAAAGAAGAAACCGCAGCCCACATCGTCCATCGCGCCCTCGTGCGTCAGATGACGAATGCCCGCCAAGGGACCGCCTCTACCAAAACCCGCGCCGAAGTGCGGGGTGGGGGTCGTAAACCCTGGCGACAAAAAGGAACAGGTCGCGCTCGCGCCGGTTCCATCCGGTCTCCCCTCTGGAGAGGAGGCGGTGTCATCTTTGGTCCCAAACCTCGGGATTACAACCTAAAGATGAACCGCAAGGAACGTCGGCTCGCCCTGAGAACCGCCTTCCAAAGCCGCAGTGAAGACCTCATCGTCGTCGAAGAGTTCGCTGACGAATTTCCTCGGCCCAAAACCAAAGACTTAGCCTCCGCCCTCCAGCGTTGGGGTGTCGAGTCCGGGCAAAAAGCCCTGCTCATTTTGCCCGAACTCCCTGACAACATCTATTTGTCAGCCCGTAACCTAGAGCGGTTGAAAGTCATCACTGCCACCAATCTCAACGTTTACGACCTCTTGCACGCCGACGCCATCATTACCACGGCGGCTGGGTTAGCCAAGATTCACGAGGTTTACAATGACTAA
- the rplC gene encoding 50S ribosomal protein L3, whose protein sequence is MSVGILGKKVGMTQIFSEDGKAIPVTVVEAGPCKITQIKTKETDGYEAVQIGYEEVKPKNLNQPLLGHLKKSDAPPLRHLREYKPQSVSEYELGQTLTVELFSDGQLIDVSGNSIGRGFAGYQKRHNFKRGPMSHGSKNHRLPGSTGAGTTPGRVYPGKRMAGRKGGSRVTVRKLTVVKTDLENNLILVKGAVPGKPGTVLSISPANIVGQS, encoded by the coding sequence GTGTCTGTTGGGATTCTCGGCAAAAAGGTCGGCATGACCCAAATCTTTAGCGAAGATGGCAAAGCCATCCCCGTTACAGTCGTCGAAGCCGGTCCGTGTAAAATCACGCAAATCAAAACCAAAGAGACCGACGGTTACGAAGCCGTCCAAATTGGTTACGAGGAAGTTAAACCTAAAAACCTTAACCAACCTTTACTGGGTCATCTAAAAAAATCCGATGCCCCCCCTCTGCGTCACCTCCGTGAATACAAACCGCAGAGTGTGAGTGAATATGAACTGGGGCAAACCCTCACCGTAGAACTGTTCAGCGATGGTCAACTCATCGACGTGAGCGGTAACAGCATCGGTCGAGGCTTTGCCGGATATCAAAAGCGCCACAACTTCAAACGTGGGCCCATGTCTCACGGTTCCAAAAACCACCGCTTACCCGGTTCAACCGGCGCCGGAACCACCCCCGGTCGGGTTTATCCCGGTAAACGGATGGCCGGTCGTAAAGGCGGAAGCCGCGTCACCGTGCGGAAACTCACCGTCGTCAAAACCGACCTAGAAAACAACTTAATCCTCGTCAAAGGTGCCGTCCCCGGTAAACCTGGCACAGTATTGAGCATCAGCCCTGCCAACATCGTTGGCCAATCGTAA
- the ndhN gene encoding NAD(P)H-quinone oxidoreductase subunit N, with product MGLLINGKKFLRDLETAGSLAVYAPLEGGFAGRYQRRVRAAGYSNVTLNARGLGDLAAYLMGVHGVRPPHLGKKDYGDGAVGPIAYLPPIVTTELENLPKDCKGLLLWIIDGRVLSRQELEYLTALPKIEPRVKVVVEVGGERFVRWMHLEEALVPA from the coding sequence ATGGGACTCTTGATCAACGGTAAAAAATTTCTGCGAGACCTAGAGACGGCGGGGTCACTGGCTGTCTATGCTCCCCTCGAAGGTGGCTTCGCCGGTCGCTATCAACGGCGCGTCCGAGCCGCTGGCTATAGCAACGTCACCCTCAACGCTCGGGGGTTAGGAGACTTAGCCGCCTATCTCATGGGGGTTCACGGGGTGCGTCCGCCCCACTTAGGCAAAAAAGACTATGGCGATGGTGCAGTGGGTCCGATCGCCTATCTGCCCCCAATCGTGACCACGGAATTGGAGAATCTCCCCAAAGATTGCAAAGGGCTATTACTTTGGATTATCGATGGTCGGGTTCTTTCCCGTCAAGAACTGGAATATCTCACGGCCCTGCCCAAAATTGAACCCCGCGTTAAGGTGGTGGTTGAAGTGGGTGGTGAGCGGTTTGTCCGCTGGATGCACTTGGAAGAAGCCCTGGTTCCGGCGTAA
- a CDS encoding Uma2 family endonuclease, producing the protein MTIASEKTQAPIIYPDCDGNPMSDNTKQFRWIVTIKENLEILFADRDDIFVAGDLLWYPQEGNNKLRQAPDVMVAIGRPKGDRGSYKQWEEENIAPQVVFEILSPGNRLKEMAKKLKFYDQYGVEEYYIFDPDRLDFHGWLRDEAGGLSVIDSPETWTSPRLGIRFDLQEDQFTIYRPDGQRFLTPTELAKQADAERQRAEAECQRADNAEQRVRELEARLRQLGQEIDE; encoded by the coding sequence ATGACGATCGCCTCTGAGAAAACCCAAGCCCCCATCATCTACCCCGATTGTGACGGAAACCCCATGTCCGACAACACCAAGCAATTCCGTTGGATTGTCACGATTAAGGAGAACCTAGAAATTCTCTTTGCTGACCGCGACGATATCTTCGTAGCTGGAGATTTACTCTGGTATCCCCAGGAAGGTAATAACAAACTGCGCCAAGCTCCTGACGTCATGGTGGCGATTGGACGACCGAAGGGCGATCGCGGCAGTTATAAACAATGGGAAGAAGAGAATATCGCACCCCAAGTCGTCTTTGAAATTCTCTCCCCCGGCAATCGCCTGAAAGAAATGGCGAAAAAGCTCAAGTTCTACGACCAATATGGCGTCGAAGAATACTACATCTTCGACCCCGATCGCCTCGATTTTCACGGATGGCTGCGGGATGAAGCCGGTGGACTCAGCGTCATCGACAGCCCCGAAACCTGGACCAGTCCCCGCTTAGGGATTCGCTTTGACCTACAAGAAGACCAGTTCACCATCTATCGCCCTGATGGACAGCGGTTTCTCACCCCCACGGAACTGGCTAAACAAGCCGACGCTGAACGTCAGCGGGCCGAAGCTGAATGTCAGCGGGCCGACAATGCCGAGCAACGAGTGCGTGAACTGGAGGCTCGTCTGCGACAACTGGGACAAGAGATAGATGAATAA
- the ndhN gene encoding NAD(P)H-quinone oxidoreductase subunit N — translation MITSSFKIESLLIHANLDSGFTPLFLGKKFLQDLETARSRAFYAPLEGGFASRYQRPIRATGSSHVTLKARGLGDLAAYLMGVD, via the coding sequence ATGATAACCTCCAGCTTTAAAATAGAATCACTGTTGATTCACGCCAACCTGGACTCGGGGTTCACCCCCCTGTTCCTTGGTAAAAAATTTCTGCAAGACCTAGAGACGGCGCGGTCACGGGCTTTCTATGCCCCCCTCGAAGGTGGCTTCGCCAGTCGCTATCAACGGCCCATCCGAGCCACCGGCTCTAGCCACGTGACCCTCAAGGCTCGGGGGTTGGGAGACTTAGCCGCCTATCTGATGGGGGTTGATTAG
- a CDS encoding Uma2 family endonuclease: MTIAAEKTQAPIIYPDCDGNPMSDNTKQFRWIVTIKENLDILFDDRDDIFVAGDLLWYPQEGNNKLRQAPDVMVAIGRPKGDRGSYRQWEEANIAPQVVFEILSPGNRLKEMAKKLKFYDQYGVEEYYIFDPDRLDFHGWLRDEAGGLSVIDSPETWTSPRLGIRFDLQEDQFTIYRPDGQRFLTPTELAKQAEDERQRAEDEHRRAEDERQRADDERRRAEDERQRAEDERQRADEAEQRVRELEARLRQLGEEIDE, translated from the coding sequence ATGACGATCGCTGCTGAAAAAACCCAAGCCCCCATCATCTACCCCGATTGTGACGGAAACCCCATGTCCGACAACACCAAGCAATTCCGTTGGATTGTCACGATTAAGGAGAACCTAGACATTCTCTTTGATGACCGCGACGATATTTTCGTGGCTGGAGATTTACTCTGGTATCCCCAGGAAGGTAATAACAAACTGCGCCAAGCTCCTGATGTCATGGTGGCGATTGGACGACCGAAGGGCGATCGCGGCAGTTATCGACAATGGGAAGAAGCGAACATTGCCCCGCAAGTGGTCTTTGAAATCCTCTCCCCGGGTAATCGCCTGAAAGAAATGGCGAAAAAGCTCAAGTTCTATGACCAATATGGCGTCGAAGAATACTACATCTTCGACCCCGATCGCCTCGATTTTCACGGATGGCTGCGGGATGAAGCCGGTGGCCTCAGCGTCATCGACAGCCCCGAAACCTGGACCAGTCCCCGCTTAGGGATTCGCTTTGACCTACAAGAAGACCAGTTCACCATCTATCGCCCCGATGGACAGCGGTTCCTCACCCCCACCGAACTGGCTAAACAAGCCGAAGATGAACGTCAGCGGGCCGAAGATGAACATCGGCGGGCCGAAGATGAACGTCAGCGGGCTGATGATGAACGTCGGCGGGCCGAAGATGAACGTCAGCGGGCCGAAGATGAACGTCAGCGGGCTGATGAGGCCGAGCAACGAGTGCGTGAACTGGAGGCTCGTCTGCGACAACTGGGAGAAGAGATAGATGAATGA
- a CDS encoding Uma2 family endonuclease, which yields MVHTPVPSELLYPDSDGKPMAENTLQYRWIVRLVTNLKQLLKDEMAFVAGDLLWYPLPIERPPAPCQAPDAMVVLGRPDGDRGSYKQWEEENIAPQVVFEILSPSNTMSEMAAKQQFYEQYGVLEMFFYNPQSLDFWGYQRPTVTDRFMLVTPLHLPWTSPLLKIRFERSEDGLALYYPDGEPFKEPGELFAEREQARREREQARRERDRAFAKLRELGVDPETL from the coding sequence ATGGTTCACACCCCTGTTCCTTCAGAACTGCTCTACCCCGATTCGGACGGTAAACCGATGGCAGAAAACACGCTCCAGTATCGCTGGATTGTCCGTTTGGTGACCAACCTCAAGCAACTGCTTAAGGATGAGATGGCCTTTGTGGCCGGGGATTTGCTCTGGTATCCGCTTCCCATTGAGCGTCCTCCTGCACCTTGTCAGGCTCCTGATGCCATGGTGGTCTTGGGTCGTCCCGATGGCGATCGCGGCAGTTATAAGCAATGGGAGGAAGAGAACATCGCACCCCAAGTCGTTTTTGAAATCCTCTCCCCCAGCAACACCATGAGCGAGATGGCGGCGAAACAGCAGTTTTATGAGCAATATGGGGTGCTGGAGATGTTTTTCTATAATCCCCAATCCCTTGATTTTTGGGGCTATCAACGGCCAACGGTGACGGATCGCTTTATGTTAGTCACGCCGCTACATTTACCCTGGACCTCCCCACTGTTGAAGATTCGCTTTGAACGGTCGGAGGATGGGTTAGCCCTCTATTATCCCGATGGGGAGCCGTTTAAGGAACCGGGGGAGTTGTTTGCTGAACGGGAGCAGGCTCGACGGGAACGGGAGCAGGCTCGACGGGAACGCGATCGCGCCTTTGCCAAACTACGGGAGTTGGGGGTCGACCCGGAAACCCTTTAA
- a CDS encoding NACHT domain-containing protein — MNVGRNNILKLTIGGGCVLGSLAFPALLAAEGATWGPILATALGNVAAGNTANAVDALIAAGEGEVSLENHDLTKAVGKAMAAVITLAAKQQPGKTGQYLKKIAAQAKDNWVKIAQQELAQHHYPELREAKLDQFLTPEEYQLTQQGNLTANEWGDIFIRLNMAANKGKGGFPIPAEVRQEVGELLHTTFPKALRETLKEDFANDGKAFAGLTLQLLTGMQAQLSQLQASQGGVNPEEFSQILQQFQDVETRLGVNVSQQQAFFTEISGTIESGFAEVCHRFGVMETQITELLQGLERTLERLVAEIRSQFDVANPHLSLAEWRAIAELMLAERQELTANPAFKRVDIYVPLALVERRQVKEGKLGQRLDNREQWEREEETMTPIAEDAFFTQVLQQGKSPKSQGRRIAVIGEPGSGKTTRLQAIADWILAQHLGIPIWIDLGQFTEPTLVDYLENWLKSAGVEGAIASLQDHKEHLWLLMDGLDEMVARIEQPHVSQLLTGWVGFGRAIITCRVNVWEADKNAFSGFDVYRNLPFEAQQMETFIRRFFAQSDREQ, encoded by the coding sequence ATGAACGTAGGCCGCAATAACATCCTCAAACTCACCATCGGAGGCGGCTGCGTCTTAGGTAGCTTGGCGTTTCCCGCCCTACTGGCTGCCGAAGGAGCGACATGGGGACCCATCTTAGCAACCGCATTAGGGAATGTGGCGGCGGGGAATACCGCCAATGCTGTTGATGCCTTAATCGCTGCCGGAGAGGGGGAAGTTTCCCTAGAAAATCATGACTTAACCAAAGCGGTGGGTAAGGCCATGGCCGCCGTCATCACCCTGGCCGCCAAACAACAGCCGGGAAAAACCGGCCAATATCTGAAAAAAATTGCCGCCCAGGCCAAGGATAACTGGGTCAAAATCGCCCAACAGGAACTGGCCCAACACCATTACCCGGAACTGCGAGAAGCCAAACTCGACCAATTCCTCACCCCCGAAGAATACCAACTCACCCAACAAGGCAACCTCACCGCTAACGAATGGGGGGATATTTTTATCCGCCTCAACATGGCAGCCAATAAAGGGAAAGGTGGTTTTCCCATTCCCGCCGAGGTGCGTCAAGAGGTGGGGGAATTACTCCATACCACCTTCCCCAAAGCCTTGCGAGAAACCCTCAAAGAAGACTTTGCGAACGATGGAAAAGCCTTTGCGGGGTTAACCTTGCAGTTACTCACGGGAATGCAGGCACAACTGAGTCAACTGCAAGCCAGTCAAGGGGGGGTGAATCCAGAGGAGTTCAGCCAAATTCTGCAACAGTTTCAGGATGTAGAAACCCGGTTAGGGGTCAACGTTAGCCAGCAGCAGGCATTTTTTACGGAGATTTCCGGCACAATTGAGTCGGGTTTTGCCGAAGTCTGTCACCGGTTCGGGGTGATGGAAACCCAGATTACGGAGTTGTTGCAAGGACTGGAAAGAACCCTCGAACGGTTGGTGGCAGAAATTCGCTCCCAGTTTGATGTGGCTAACCCCCATCTTTCCTTGGCAGAATGGCGAGCGATTGCTGAGTTAATGCTGGCTGAACGACAGGAATTAACGGCTAATCCGGCATTTAAGCGGGTGGATATTTATGTACCGTTGGCTTTGGTGGAACGTCGCCAAGTTAAGGAAGGCAAACTGGGGCAACGTCTGGACAACCGAGAACAGTGGGAACGGGAGGAAGAGACAATGACTCCTATCGCCGAGGATGCGTTTTTTACTCAGGTTTTGCAGCAGGGGAAAAGTCCGAAAAGTCAGGGCCGACGGATTGCGGTGATTGGGGAACCGGGGTCAGGAAAAACCACGCGGTTACAGGCGATCGCCGATTGGATATTGGCCCAACATCTCGGCATCCCGATTTGGATTGACTTGGGACAATTTACCGAACCGACTCTGGTGGATTATCTGGAAAACTGGCTGAAGTCGGCGGGGGTTGAAGGGGCGATCGCCTCTCTCCAAGACCATAAAGAGCATCTCTGGTTATTGATGGATGGCTTGGATGAAATGGTCGCCCGGATTGAACAGCCCCATGTGTCCCAGTTATTGACTGGGTGGGTGGGGTTTGGACGGGCAATTATTACCTGTCGGGTGAATGTGTGGGAAGCGGATAAAAATGCCTTCTCCGGGTTTGATGTGTATCGGAATTTACCGTTTGAGGCGCAGCAGATGGAAACCTTTATCCGACGGTTCTTTGCCCAGAGCGATCGAGAACAGTGA
- a CDS encoding AbrB/MazE/SpoVT family DNA-binding domain-containing protein → MSKVIRTRIVKIGNSQGVRIPKLLLEQSGIQADVEIEVEGDHLTIRTARRLRNGWDQAFAAMAKEQDDVLLDQVNSTDWEQSEWEW, encoded by the coding sequence ATGAGCAAAGTGATTAGAACCCGAATTGTTAAAATTGGCAACTCCCAAGGTGTGCGTATTCCTAAACTACTCTTAGAGCAAAGCGGTATTCAGGCAGATGTTGAAATTGAAGTGGAGGGCGATCATCTCACGATTCGCACCGCACGACGGTTACGCAACGGCTGGGATCAAGCCTTTGCAGCAATGGCGAAAGAACAAGATGATGTTCTTCTGGATCAAGTCAACAGTACCGACTGGGAGCAAAGTGAATGGGAGTGGTAG
- a CDS encoding type II toxin-antitoxin system PemK/MazF family toxin encodes MGVVAQRFDVFLVNLDPTIGSEIQKTRPCVIISPDEMNRHIATVIIAPMTTKGKAYPTRIPCQFQGKEGKIVLDQIRTIDKTRLVKKLGQISPDEQSGVLDTLAEMFSE; translated from the coding sequence ATGGGAGTGGTAGCCCAGCGTTTTGATGTTTTTTTGGTTAATCTTGACCCGACAATTGGCAGTGAAATTCAGAAAACACGACCCTGTGTGATTATATCACCGGATGAAATGAACCGCCATATTGCCACGGTAATTATTGCACCAATGACGACAAAAGGGAAAGCCTACCCGACGCGAATTCCCTGCCAGTTTCAGGGTAAGGAAGGGAAAATTGTTCTGGATCAAATCCGCACCATTGATAAAACTCGATTGGTCAAAAAACTGGGTCAAATTAGTCCAGATGAGCAAAGTGGAGTTCTCGACACCTTGGCTGAGATGTTTTCCGAATGA